The Ficedula albicollis isolate OC2 chromosome 1, FicAlb1.5, whole genome shotgun sequence nucleotide sequence GCTGGAAAAAGATACTGTTTGCAATCTCTTTCGAGTTCAAGACTCAAGTGTTGGCTGGCATTCCTTGGTGATATCTGGGGACTAAGAGACCTGATACTTGctgtcctggagccagctgCCACCACCACTCATGGTCCTCCTGCtccaaaatgtctttttctcctcccctgcATTGGTCTCAGATGAAGTTCATCAGTTACGTACATACATACACGTATGGTGCCTTTTTGGTAGCTTCTTTTAAAGTACTTTGGGTTTTAAACAGTATGTTTTCTCCATATGTGCTATATGGCAGACAATGTGAGCCCTGAACATGGGGAAAACTCCTGGAACATTGatcataaaaatacataaatataaaatataaaaataaaatccctttgGAGTGGGGCTGATCTGTGAAACAGCCACCTGTGGTAGGCTGGTAGGTCCTGCATGCTTCAGCTTTGGGGTGCTTTCAGTGTGGTGGAAAATGACAACCAGCAGATTGTGTGCAAAGAAAAGATGTGCTGAGTAGGTCAATAGGGCAGGTTCTCTTATCTGGCTCTGGGCTCCATTCCAGATTTAGAAGGGCTGCTTGTCCATCAGTCTTTCTCACTTCCAAACTCTATCCAGTCTGTGATGAAACTTCTGGTGTGTGGCCACCAAGAGCCACTCATTATAGAAAGCATCCCAGCTTCCTGGAAACAGCCAATTAATTTTGTGCAGGTCAAAGAAGAAGTCCTAGCTGGCTGAGTTTCCAATGGAGTTGCCAGGCTGAATTGGCCAAGCTCAGGCAGCCAGTCCCTCCAAAGTACTTAGGCACTGGACTAGATTTGCATTCACTCCTGGGCTACTAAAAGTCATGGGCTAGCAGTCACTGTGATTTTAATCCGGACAGTTTTTGGGGAAGGTGGATGTCAGATCTCACTTGACCAGTTTCCTGACAGCAGTGCCTGAAGCTGTGTTGTCCACACGGAGCAAACTGTCCACCCTGTGACACGGACTGAGGCCACACTTGctgagagccagcagcactTGCCCTCCTGAATTACCGTGAGCAAACACGACCTGCCCACCCTTTTGAGCCATGCTGTGGAGCACTGTTGCCTTTGAGTCCACTTTAATCTGCTTGCTCTAGCTTGTGTTGCAGGGCAGGCTGCGATCATTGGCTGTCCCCCGTTTCTTCTCTCAGCAGTGTCCCATGTGGATGTGAGTGGTTGTGCCTTACTGAACATACAGATATATGTGTGCCTGTGTAAAGAACGTGTATGTGTGTCCCCAGCACGGGAATGGAAATCCGAGGGAGAAACGGAATAAATAAATGGTGGaatgaaaccaaaacaaaaatccgcgtgttttctttcctcctgggGAGATGAAGAAGCCCAAGGAAGAATGGACAGAACTGGTAACAGCAGGCAAAAAAGGGGTGAGATTCCCACTGGCATTAGGacttcaaaatttaaatttaatatgAGAGAGCCACTACTGAGGAACAGGGAGGAATAAGACTTTTTGAAAAAAGTCTGGGATGCAGAGGCGAGGAAACATGAGGATGTCAGGAAGCATTAGCAGGACAGAGCACATCAGGGACAAGCGGGATTCAAactgtgataattgataaataattcgtgttaatcatataagttttggagtttgtataaaccagaatacttaaaataagaaaagaacatggacctagataaagggaaatatattattaaaCCCACCCTGTTTAAATCCCCgttatgaatattgtgtataccagtttgtaaaagaaaaaaaaaaagggttttccatagtctgaaaggtttttttgcagaatcagatttcctgcctttgtgtaatcaatcgcaaactatctgctaaagatcaggCTTCCTACTTCTTCTGGTTTTTATCCACCAAGAGCAGATGGTTACATGACCAAGTGTCCAaagagctgtcccacggaagtttggaagtttctttgaccaccactgcttaccttgcagaattactacaacaaaacaatgACAATTATTGATTACTGCAAGGAAAACCACactataaaaagggagctgcaaatcAAGGGgagtgggcggtgacccctcacgttttaCCCAGCGCTGCgttgctctgtctatataaaataaaccaatctaaattttgctgaatatcgagaGTTTGTTTCTCAATTATAACAAAACCAGGAGGGTGCCGTGGGCTCAGAAGCCCAAGGTCAGCCAGCGGTGGTGCCGTGGGCGCTTGTCCCGCCCGTGATCGGCCCGGGACGGTCCGAGCGCGCCCGGGACACGACACGCGGGTGACCGGTGCGACCCCCCCGCGCCGCCAGGGGGCGCAGCGCGCGGCGCGCCCCGGGACGAACCAAACCCGCTGttggggggggcggggggggagtgggggggggggggcggggggggagTGGGATGTCCCATTCCTCCGCCTCACCATCCTGTGGGGACGAGCTCGCCCGGCTTCCAGCGCCACCGTGCGCGCGGAGCCGGAGTGGGATGGCAGTGGGAGCGGGAATGGGAAGGCTGCGTTGTTCCTGATCCCCTCGGGGTACCGCGGGGGCCGTTGCTCCCCCCGCGGGGACGCGGAGCCACCGCTAACGAGCGGAGCCGTAGGGTCGGGGGAAGGGCGATGCCAGGGATTATCCTGGGAAAGGAGACGGAGGCGGCGAGCAGGGACAAACGGGCGCAGTCCGGGAGATCAGCGATGAGTTCCGGAGCGCCGGGCAAAGCCGCTGGTGGCGGTCGGCAAGGACAGACCCGCACGGACATCGGCGGCAGCGGCCGAGACGGGAGCAGGCGGGACGGCACTgaactgctgagctgggaaagtTCCTACAGAGCGGCTCGTTGGTCTAGGGGTATGATTCTCGCTTCGGGTGCGAGAGGTCCCGGGTTCAAATCCCGGACGAGCCCGCTGGGAAGGGGGCGCGGCAGCGCTCCCTATTTTGCCGCCGCGGGGCCCGGCTGCGCTTTTGCGCCTCAGGCCCGCCCGCAGCGGCACCGGCGCCCGGCCCGGCACGGCTGAGGTGCCGAGGCTGGGCCGCGCAGAAGGGCGAGGAGCGGCCCCGCAGCGCCGGCTCGGTGAGGGGGAAGGCAGGGgtctccctgcctgcctgcttgcCTGGGAAAAAGGGGAGTAGCGACGCCCGGTGCGAGACGAAGGAAAAAGCGGAGTAGCGACGCCCGGTGCGAGACGAAGAGGAGCGGCCGGTGCTTGGTGAGTTCTTAACGTTTTTTGTTGCGCTGAAAAGGAACGAGTGGGTCTCGTTGTCATCCCCGTCCATGTCGCTTCGCTGTGCGCGGGAGGCGCCGTTGCTgcggaggaggaggaagataaaaacaaggaagagaaaaaaaaaaaaaaaaaaaaagggggggggggggggggggggggggggggggggggggggggaaagtgGGCTCGTCCGGGATTTGAACCCGGGACCTCTCGCACCCTAAGCGAGAATCATACCCCTAGACCAACGAGCCACCGTGCGAAGTGttttctctgccctgcagaggaaCGCTCCGGCGGCGCCGCGCGGCCCTGCCCGGGACAGACCCGGCCCGTCCCGGCCCCGCCGTGTTCCCGGCTCCTGCGGGGACACCGGCGCTCCCTGCGGCTGCCGGCTCTCCCGGGTCACCGCCGGGCACCGCCGCAGCCCTGtctccctgtctccctgtgGGTGCCATGCTCGTACGCGGCGAGCCATGGGCCGCGGCAGCCAGGCCCCAAACCCCAGCGCGGTGAGGGCTAATTCGTGGTTCGTTTCCATAATTTCAAACTGTACCGCGGCCGAGTACAGGCAACGTTTACTTTCCTAACTTGCAGATGATGATTTTATGCAGACCTGCTTCAATAGAGAGTTTTGGAATGTCAGGAAGACTCATGACTGAAATTGTTCCTTAGCGTCCATTCAGCGCTGGAATAGCTCATCATTCCCATCCTCTTCCATCCTAAATTTTCCTGAGAACACTTATCCTTGCATAGTGGGTGGTCCAAGACATTCTTCTCATCAATCAAATGATGGAAAAGCCAGGTTATGGAAGACAAGACTGAGAGGGGGTCTTGTCAATGTGTATAAATACCTCAGAGGTGGGTGGCAAGAGGTCGGTGCCAGGCTCCTTTCGGTGGTGCCCAGTGCCAGGATGGGGAGCAATGGCCACAAACTAAATTGCAAAAATTTCCACTCAACATGAGGAAGCACTTCTTTGTGCTAATGGTccagagcactggagcagctgcccagagtGGTCATGGATTctcctctctggagacatttaAGCCCCACCTGGACATTTCCTTGTGTAACCTGCTcaaggtgaccctgccttgggttgggctgggtgatctccagaggtcccttccagcctcaagAGCACTGACTGTGAAAAATAGTTCCCAAACTCTTCAAAGCCTGTATGCAATtattgtgctgctgccagctcttgagttttgaaaaagaaacaaacccctGCACTTCTATTTAACCAAAGTAAACATGAATGTGGCATTATCTGTTAGTCACAGTTTCTCCCagcttgcagaagaaaaaatattgttgtaTGGTACACACAATGCTTTCTTGTACAAATAgagtctgttttttttcctttttctctcatgTTCTTCTATTACTAATTCAAAATGAGTATGTTGGGTGGGATATTTCTTGCAGGAGTGATTATCTCTGCACACTCAACAGTGTATACTGTACAATTCCTCTAGGACGTACAGAGATGCAGGCTAAAGAGAAAACAATCCAAaccattaaaaatgtaaaatcagtctaaatatattttcttctcctcctaGAAGttattactccttttttttttaacatcaaaaTCATCCTTGCTCTCTGTGGCAAGCTACTAGAGACCTCTCCAAAACAAAGGATAACAAGGATAACAAAGGTCAGTCAATTTGAGaataagaaaaatgcaattaagaaaaaagttaGGTTTACTATTTTGTGAAAATACCCAGAAGGGTGAAGCTTGGCCTCTTCAGAGGATTGAACAGTTTTAAACTGTGCAGTACTGAAGGACCTGGAGGTAAACAGTGAACTCTGGGTGA carries:
- the LOC107604088 gene encoding translation initiation factor IF-2-like, with translation MDGDDNETHSFLFSATKNVKNSPSTGRSSSSRTGRRYSPFSQASRQAGRPLPSPSPSRRCGAAPRPSARPSLGTSAVPGRAPVPLRAGLRRKSAAGPRGGKIGSAAAPPSQRARPGFEPGTSRTRSENHTPRPTSRSVGTFPAQQFSAVPPAPVSAAAADVRAGLSLPTATSGFARRSGTHR